The proteins below are encoded in one region of Clostridium pasteurianum DSM 525 = ATCC 6013:
- a CDS encoding pyrimidine-nucleoside phosphorylase: MRVVDLINKKKDGKILSKEEIQFIVSGYTNGHIPDYQMAAFLMAIYFKGMNRDEISNLTLSYIESGDIIDLSSIDGIKVDKHSSGGVGDKISLIVIPLVAALGIPVAKMSGRGLGHTGGTIDKLESIEGFNTNLDMNTFIDNVNKYKMAIAGQTANLTPADKKTYALRDVTGSVDSIPLIASSIMSKKIASGADAIVLDVKVGAGAFMKSLDKAKELAETMVDIGKSLNRKTIAIITNMNEPLGREVGNANEVREAMEVLKGNGSEDETTVALTIASYMSILGGVFEDFDSAYMKLKHIIKSGKAIEKFREFVRIQGGNTDIIGNPDMLPKAKNNIEIRAKKDGYIKFIKADNIGLAAMLLGAGRKNKEDTIDFSAGITVNKKYGEKVSKGDTVFVLHTNIENYTEAENIVKNSFSISKVKPAAIKYVYDIIK; the protein is encoded by the coding sequence ATGAGAGTAGTGGATTTAATAAATAAGAAGAAAGATGGAAAAATTTTAAGTAAAGAAGAAATTCAATTTATAGTTTCAGGATATACTAATGGACATATACCAGATTATCAAATGGCGGCTTTTTTGATGGCAATATATTTTAAGGGAATGAACAGAGACGAAATATCAAATCTTACTCTTTCCTATATAGAGTCTGGAGATATTATTGATTTGTCTAGTATTGATGGTATAAAGGTAGATAAGCATTCTTCAGGAGGTGTAGGAGATAAAATTTCATTAATTGTTATTCCTTTAGTAGCTGCTCTAGGCATACCCGTTGCTAAAATGTCAGGCAGAGGACTTGGACATACAGGAGGCACTATAGATAAATTGGAGTCAATTGAAGGTTTTAATACAAATTTGGATATGAATACATTTATAGATAATGTAAATAAATATAAGATGGCCATTGCAGGTCAAACTGCTAATTTAACACCTGCGGATAAAAAGACTTATGCCTTAAGAGATGTAACAGGCAGTGTAGATAGCATACCTCTAATTGCAAGTTCTATAATGAGTAAAAAAATAGCTTCTGGGGCAGATGCCATTGTACTGGATGTAAAAGTAGGTGCGGGAGCTTTTATGAAATCTTTAGATAAGGCTAAAGAACTTGCAGAGACTATGGTAGATATAGGAAAATCTTTAAATAGAAAAACTATAGCTATAATAACTAATATGAATGAACCTCTTGGGCGTGAAGTTGGAAATGCAAATGAGGTAAGGGAGGCTATGGAGGTTTTAAAGGGAAATGGATCAGAAGATGAAACTACAGTAGCTTTAACTATAGCTTCTTACATGAGTATATTAGGTGGCGTTTTTGAGGATTTTGATTCTGCTTATATGAAACTGAAGCATATTATAAAGTCTGGAAAGGCTATAGAAAAATTTAGAGAATTCGTTAGAATTCAAGGTGGCAATACAGACATAATAGGCAATCCCGATATGCTTCCAAAGGCAAAAAATAATATTGAAATAAGAGCAAAGAAAGATGGGTATATAAAATTTATAAAAGCTGATAATATAGGTTTAGCAGCCATGTTATTAGGTGCAGGAAGAAAGAATAAAGAAGATACAATAGATTTTTCAGCAGGAATAACTGTTAATAAAAAATATGGTGAAAAAGTAAGTAAAGGGGATACAGTTTTTGTATTACATACGAATATTGAGAATTATACTGAAGCTGAAAATATAGTAAAAAATAGTTTTAGTATAAGTAAAGTAAAACCAGCAGCTATTAAATATGTATATGATATAATTAAATAA
- a CDS encoding purine-nucleoside phosphorylase: protein MDNNTIIKSVEYIRGITDIVPKIGIILGSGLGEIAEDIENKIIIKYSDIPNMPISTVKGHAGQFVIGEFSGKNVIIMQGRFHYYEGNSMELLALPIYIMKYLGVENLIVTNAAGGVNTNFVPGDLMLIKDHINFVFNNPLIGKNHEKIGSRFPDMSCAYSEKLIDIAKEVSNNLNINIKEGVYLMMTGPCYETPAEIRMIRILGGDAVGMSTVPEVIAANHCNLEVLGISCITNMAAGILNKPLDHAEVMEISYKVKDNFKKLINDIVGEI from the coding sequence ATGGATAATAATACTATAATTAAAAGTGTAGAATATATAAGAGGAATTACTGATATAGTGCCTAAAATAGGCATAATACTTGGTTCTGGTCTTGGAGAAATAGCAGAAGATATCGAAAATAAGATTATAATAAAATACAGTGATATTCCCAATATGCCTATATCTACAGTAAAAGGGCATGCAGGTCAATTTGTAATAGGTGAATTTTCAGGAAAAAATGTTATAATTATGCAGGGGAGATTCCATTATTATGAAGGCAATTCCATGGAACTTTTGGCATTGCCTATTTACATTATGAAATATTTAGGGGTGGAAAATTTAATTGTAACCAATGCTGCCGGGGGAGTAAATACTAATTTTGTTCCTGGAGATTTAATGTTAATCAAGGATCATATAAATTTTGTATTTAATAACCCTCTTATAGGAAAAAATCATGAGAAAATAGGATCAAGATTTCCAGATATGTCCTGTGCCTATAGTGAAAAGTTAATAGATATAGCAAAAGAAGTTTCAAATAATTTAAATATAAATATTAAAGAGGGAGTCTATTTAATGATGACGGGTCCTTGCTATGAAACCCCTGCAGAAATTAGAATGATCAGAATATTAGGTGGAGATGCGGTTGGAATGTCTACAGTTCCAGAGGTAATTGCAGCTAATCATTGCAATCTAGAAGTACTGGGCATTTCCTGCATTACAAATATGGCGGCAGGAATATTAAATAAACCATTAGACCATGCGGAGGTAATGGAAATTTCCTATAAAGTCAAAGATAATTTTAAAAAGCTTATAAATGATATAGTAGGAGAAATATGA
- a CDS encoding purine-nucleoside phosphorylase: MDILQEINKAKEYILNLYNKKIDAAIILGTGLGSIVDEVENKLVIAYKDIPEFPVSTVAGHAGELIIGKINKKSVIIMNGRFHYYEGYSMDTVTFGVRVINALGIKDIIITNAAGGMNPHFKAGDLMIIEDHINFMGTNPLIGKNYEELGPRFPDMSEAYNSELIVLTEKSAKELGYEIKKGVYAAVTGPNYETPAELRMLRTLGGDAVGMSTVPEVIAANHMSMRVLGISCITDMAIADNLEPLDHRKVLETAAKAQNKFVSIVKSVIEKM, from the coding sequence ATGGATATTTTACAGGAGATCAATAAGGCTAAGGAGTACATATTAAATTTATATAATAAAAAAATAGATGCTGCCATAATACTTGGTACAGGTTTAGGGAGTATAGTAGATGAGGTAGAGAATAAATTGGTAATAGCATATAAAGACATACCGGAATTCCCAGTATCTACGGTAGCTGGTCATGCAGGAGAATTAATAATTGGAAAGATTAATAAAAAATCTGTGATTATAATGAACGGAAGATTTCACTACTATGAAGGTTATTCTATGGATACAGTAACTTTTGGAGTAAGAGTAATAAATGCACTTGGTATAAAAGATATAATTATAACAAATGCTGCAGGTGGCATGAATCCTCATTTTAAAGCGGGAGATTTAATGATTATAGAAGATCATATTAATTTTATGGGTACAAATCCTCTCATAGGTAAAAATTATGAAGAGCTGGGACCAAGATTTCCGGATATGTCTGAAGCTTATAATAGTGAACTTATTGTATTAACAGAAAAGAGTGCAAAAGAATTAGGATATGAAATTAAAAAGGGTGTTTATGCTGCTGTTACAGGTCCTAATTATGAAACACCGGCGGAACTTAGAATGCTTAGAACATTAGGAGGGGATGCCGTTGGAATGTCTACAGTTCCAGAAGTTATAGCAGCTAACCATATGTCTATGAGAGTTCTCGGAATATCTTGCATTACAGATATGGCCATAGCAGATAATTTAGAACCTTTAGATCATAGAAAGGTTTTAGAAACTGCAGCCAAAGCTCAAAATAAATTTGTTTCCATAGTAAAATCCGTAATAGAGAAAATGTAG
- a CDS encoding phosphopentomutase has translation MNRVILVVLDSVGIGEMSDSKLYGDDGSNTLGNIGKSIGGLKLPNMEKLGLGNINSIEGVKRIHDPIGNFGKCAELSNGKDTVTGHWEISGVVLKKPLKTYPEGFPIEIIREFQNKIGRKILGNKVASGTEIIKELGEEHVKTGYPIIYTSADSVFQIAAHEEVIPLSKLYDMCKIARNMFTGENLVGRIIARPFLGIKGNYTRTSNRRDFALDPFDKTMLDYIEEDKLSVMAVGKIEDIFNGKGITEAVHIKNNNEGIDKTIEYMKSEKNGLIFTNLVDFDMLYGHRNDIKGYADALMKFDKRLPEIMEVMKKEDVLIITADHGCDPTTRSTDHSREYIPLLVYGKSIKNSVNIGMRQCFCDIGKTVLDILKIDNNLYGKSFKEKLI, from the coding sequence ATGAATAGGGTTATATTGGTAGTACTTGATAGCGTTGGAATAGGAGAAATGTCGGATTCAAAGTTGTATGGAGATGATGGAAGTAATACTTTGGGTAATATAGGGAAAAGCATTGGGGGACTAAAACTTCCTAATATGGAAAAGCTTGGCCTTGGAAATATAAATTCTATTGAGGGAGTAAAAAGAATTCACGATCCTATTGGTAACTTTGGTAAATGTGCCGAACTGTCAAATGGAAAGGATACTGTTACAGGTCACTGGGAGATATCTGGAGTAGTACTAAAGAAACCTTTAAAGACTTATCCTGAAGGCTTTCCAATAGAAATTATTAGGGAATTTCAAAATAAAATAGGAAGAAAGATCCTTGGTAATAAAGTAGCTTCCGGTACGGAAATTATTAAAGAACTTGGGGAGGAACATGTGAAAACAGGTTATCCTATAATATATACTTCTGCAGACAGCGTGTTTCAAATTGCAGCTCATGAAGAGGTAATTCCTCTTTCAAAGTTATATGATATGTGTAAAATAGCAAGGAATATGTTTACAGGAGAAAATTTAGTGGGAAGAATAATAGCAAGACCTTTTTTGGGTATTAAAGGTAATTATACTAGAACCTCAAATAGACGAGATTTTGCACTAGATCCTTTTGATAAGACTATGTTAGATTACATAGAAGAAGATAAATTAAGTGTTATGGCAGTAGGAAAAATAGAGGATATATTTAATGGAAAGGGAATAACTGAAGCCGTTCACATAAAAAATAATAATGAAGGAATAGACAAAACTATTGAGTATATGAAAAGTGAAAAAAACGGATTAATATTTACAAATTTAGTAGATTTTGATATGCTCTATGGACATAGAAATGATATAAAGGGCTATGCTGATGCATTAATGAAATTTGATAAGAGGCTTCCTGAAATAATGGAGGTTATGAAAAAAGAAGATGTTTTAATTATAACTGCAGATCATGGCTGCGATCCTACAACTAGAAGTACAGATCACTCCCGGGAATATATACCACTACTTGTATATGGTAAATCTATAAAGAATTCTGTAAATATAGGTATGAGACAGTGCTTTTGTGATATAGGCAAAACTGTTTTAGATATATTGAAAATTGATAATAATTTATATGGAAAGAGTTTTAAAGAAAAGTTAATTTAG
- the xerD gene encoding site-specific tyrosine recombinase XerD: protein MSDLVNGYINYISNKKLSSNTLDAYTRDIKKFHEFVMSKKENIEEVDVVIVMAYVQNLKKEGKANSSVIRNIVSIRNFYKYLINMGKIDVNPVIQYQSPKIKRRLPAILTVEEVDKLLSMPDCETNKGIRDKCMLEIMYATGIKVTELLNLTIYDVDTKLSYIKCKGLKGKERIIPIGSYGIKWIGKYLKVRSQLNLNNLDFLYFNLQGNKMTRQGFWKIVKHYAEEAQIDKPINSYTIRHSFAVHLLQNGADIKTIQELLGHSDLSTTQIYSGIYKKSKIAEIYKKAHPRA from the coding sequence ATGAGCGATTTAGTAAATGGTTATATTAATTATATTAGCAATAAAAAATTGAGTTCTAATACTCTTGATGCCTATACAAGAGATATAAAAAAATTTCACGAGTTTGTTATGAGTAAAAAGGAAAATATAGAAGAAGTAGATGTAGTAATTGTAATGGCTTATGTGCAGAATTTAAAGAAAGAAGGTAAAGCAAATTCATCTGTTATACGAAATATAGTTTCTATAAGAAATTTCTATAAGTATTTGATAAATATGGGTAAAATTGATGTGAACCCTGTAATACAATATCAATCTCCTAAAATAAAAAGAAGATTACCAGCAATTTTAACGGTTGAAGAAGTAGATAAACTTTTATCTATGCCGGATTGTGAAACCAATAAGGGAATTAGAGATAAGTGTATGCTTGAAATAATGTATGCTACAGGCATAAAGGTAACAGAGCTTTTGAATCTTACCATATATGATGTAGATACTAAACTTTCCTATATTAAATGCAAAGGATTAAAGGGAAAAGAGAGGATAATACCTATAGGGTCTTATGGAATAAAATGGATTGGGAAATATTTAAAAGTAAGGTCACAACTAAATTTAAATAATTTGGACTTTTTATATTTTAATCTTCAGGGAAATAAAATGACAAGACAGGGTTTTTGGAAGATAGTAAAGCATTATGCAGAGGAAGCTCAAATTGACAAACCTATAAATTCTTATACTATAAGACATTCTTTTGCAGTGCATTTATTGCAAAATGGTGCGGATATAAAGACAATTCAAGAATTACTGGGACACAGTGATTTATCTACAACCCAAATTTATTCAGGTATATATAAAAAGAGTAAAATTGCAGAAATATATAAAAAAGCACATCCTAGAGCCTAG